In Streptomyces nojiriensis, one genomic interval encodes:
- a CDS encoding cellulose-binding protein, with protein MSDTSSPFGFELVRRGYDRGQVDDRITKLVSDRDSALGRINSLEKRIEELHLETQNAQAQVTDAEPSYAGLGARVEKILRLAEEEAKDLREEARRAAEQHRELAESAAQQVRNDAESFAADRKSKAEDEGVRIVEKAKGDASTLRAEAQKDAASKREEADALFEETRAKAAQAAADFETNLAKRREQSERDLASRQAKAEKRLAEIEHRAEQLRLEAEKLRTDAERRARQTVETAQRQAEDIVADANAKADRIRSESERELAALTNRRDSINAQLTNVREMLATLTGAAVAAANPIVDDEPVTRGVPAQQSR; from the coding sequence ATGAGCGACACTTCCTCCCCCTTCGGCTTCGAGCTCGTGCGGCGTGGTTACGACCGTGGTCAGGTGGACGACCGCATTACCAAGCTGGTCTCCGACCGCGACAGCGCCCTTGGACGTATCAACTCTCTGGAAAAGCGGATCGAGGAGTTGCACCTCGAGACGCAGAACGCCCAGGCCCAGGTGACCGACGCCGAGCCGTCGTACGCCGGCCTCGGCGCCCGGGTCGAGAAGATCCTGCGGCTGGCCGAGGAGGAGGCGAAGGACCTGCGCGAGGAGGCCCGTCGCGCGGCCGAGCAGCACCGTGAGCTCGCCGAGTCGGCTGCCCAGCAGGTGCGCAACGATGCCGAGTCGTTCGCCGCCGACCGCAAGTCGAAGGCGGAGGACGAGGGCGTCCGCATCGTCGAGAAGGCCAAGGGCGACGCGTCGACCCTGCGCGCCGAGGCCCAGAAGGACGCGGCCTCCAAGCGCGAGGAGGCCGACGCGCTCTTCGAGGAGACCCGCGCCAAGGCCGCCCAGGCCGCCGCGGACTTCGAGACCAACCTGGCCAAGCGCCGTGAGCAGTCCGAGCGCGACCTGGCCTCGCGCCAGGCCAAGGCCGAGAAGCGTCTCGCGGAGATCGAGCACCGCGCCGAGCAGCTGCGCCTGGAGGCCGAGAAGCTGCGTACGGACGCCGAGCGCCGGGCCCGCCAGACCGTGGAGACCGCGCAGCGCCAGGCCGAGGACATCGTGGCCGACGCCAACGCCAAGGCGGACCGTATCCGCAGCGAGTCCGAGCGCGAGCTGGCGGCGCTCACCAACCGCCGCGACTCGATCAACGCGCAGCTGACCAACGTCCGCGAGATGCTGGCGACGCTCACCGGCGCGGCCGTCGCGGCGGCCAACCCGATCGTGGACGACGAGCCCGTGACCCGCGGCGTGCCGGCGCAGCAGAGCCGCTGA
- a CDS encoding ABC transporter permease, with translation MTPTTTTAEQPGSYSSPLATPRPHLGHAMASEWTKLVSLRSTLWTLGSLVLTVVGVGLTVVAQTADGDYTQINFTTPALFGLLVGQLAVMVLGVLTISSEHGTGLVRTTFTAAPDRYRVLTAKYLVFSMAAFATTALSVFLVGITAAVVRGGTASGPHAAGEWFGALLGCGYVTLLGVLALAIGSLVRHSAGAIAVMLGVVTLPPVIGAMLIVWEAVAPAGRMILQHNVPVALMTLFGLPAGGDMGPDPSSLSHVTLILLVTGSAVAASYVIVGRRDV, from the coding sequence ATGACCCCGACGACCACGACGGCGGAGCAGCCCGGGAGCTACAGCTCGCCCCTCGCCACGCCGCGGCCGCACCTGGGGCACGCCATGGCCTCGGAGTGGACCAAGCTGGTCTCGCTCCGCTCCACCCTGTGGACGCTGGGCTCGCTGGTGCTGACGGTGGTCGGCGTCGGCCTGACCGTCGTCGCGCAGACCGCGGACGGGGACTACACGCAGATCAACTTCACCACGCCCGCCCTCTTCGGCCTGCTGGTCGGCCAGCTCGCGGTGATGGTCCTCGGGGTGCTGACCATCAGCTCGGAGCACGGCACCGGGCTGGTGCGGACCACCTTCACGGCCGCCCCCGACCGGTACCGGGTGCTCACCGCGAAGTACCTCGTCTTCAGCATGGCGGCCTTCGCCACCACGGCGTTGTCGGTCTTCCTGGTCGGGATCACCGCGGCGGTCGTGCGCGGCGGCACCGCGTCCGGCCCGCACGCGGCCGGCGAGTGGTTCGGGGCGCTGCTCGGCTGCGGCTACGTCACCCTGCTCGGCGTGCTCGCGCTCGCGATCGGCTCGCTCGTGCGGCACTCCGCCGGGGCGATCGCCGTCATGCTGGGCGTGGTCACGCTGCCGCCGGTGATAGGGGCCATGCTCATCGTCTGGGAGGCCGTCGCGCCCGCCGGCCGGATGATCCTGCAGCACAACGTGCCGGTGGCGCTGATGACGCTGTTCGGCCTGCCGGCGGGCGGCGACATGGGGCCGGACCCCAGCAGCCTCTCGCACGTGACGCTCATCCTGCTGGTCACCGGCAGCGCGGTGGCCGCCTCGTACGTGATCGTCGGCCGCCGGGACGTCTGA
- a CDS encoding SCO5389 family protein codes for MSLDVSPALLEQAERGEVDEAAFVDCVRTSLPFAWEMISSLVAQLKVDGGEFADNQTPPPDEQARGQLLRALASDAIRGALQRHFGVRLAFQNCHRVAVFPLDPSVDDRLAKFTSIRGQLLNQSPELRDC; via the coding sequence ATGTCGCTCGACGTCTCACCGGCCCTACTCGAACAGGCCGAGCGAGGCGAGGTCGACGAAGCCGCTTTCGTCGACTGCGTCCGGACCTCCCTGCCCTTCGCCTGGGAGATGATCAGCTCGCTGGTGGCTCAGCTGAAGGTGGACGGCGGAGAGTTCGCCGACAACCAGACGCCGCCGCCGGACGAGCAGGCGCGAGGGCAGCTGCTGCGCGCCCTCGCGAGTGACGCGATACGCGGTGCGCTGCAGCGGCACTTCGGAGTGCGCCTGGCATTCCAGAACTGCCACCGGGTGGCGGTGTTCCCGCTGGATCCCTCGGTGGACGACCGGTTGGCCAAGTTCACTTCGATCCGTGGCCAGCTGCTCAACCAGTCGCCCGAGCTGCGGGACTGCTAG
- the nucS gene encoding endonuclease NucS, translated as MRLVIARCSVDYAGRLTAHLPSAPRLILVKADGSVSIHADDRAYKPLNWMSPPCTLKEGSGDEANIWTVINKAGEKLIITMEEVLHDSSHELGTDPGLIKDGVEAHLQELLADRIETLGEGYTLIRREYMTAIGPVDILCRDASGATVAVEIKRRGEIDGVEQLTRYLELLNRDPHLAPVRGIFAAQEIKPQAKVLATDRGMDCVVLDYNALRGIEDDKLRLF; from the coding sequence ATGCGTCTCGTCATTGCCCGCTGCTCCGTCGACTACGCGGGCCGGCTCACCGCCCATCTGCCCTCGGCACCCCGTCTGATCCTCGTGAAGGCCGACGGCAGTGTCTCGATCCACGCGGACGACCGAGCGTACAAACCGCTCAACTGGATGTCGCCGCCGTGCACCCTCAAGGAGGGGAGCGGTGATGAGGCCAACATCTGGACGGTCATCAACAAGGCGGGCGAGAAGCTCATCATCACCATGGAGGAAGTCCTCCACGACTCCTCCCACGAGCTCGGCACCGACCCGGGGCTCATCAAGGACGGCGTCGAGGCGCACCTCCAGGAACTCCTCGCGGACCGCATCGAAACGCTGGGCGAGGGCTACACGCTGATCCGGCGCGAATACATGACGGCGATCGGCCCGGTGGACATCCTGTGCCGGGACGCCTCGGGCGCGACGGTGGCCGTGGAGATCAAGCGCCGCGGCGAGATCGACGGTGTCGAGCAGCTGACGCGCTACCTCGAACTCCTCAACCGCGACCCGCACCTGGCCCCGGTGCGGGGCATCTTCGCAGCCCAGGAGATCAAGCCGCAGGCGAAGGTCCTGGCGACGGACCGCGGCATGGACTGCGTGGTCCTGGACTACAACGCGCTGCGCGGTATCGAGGACGACAAGCTCCGCCTGTTCTGA
- a CDS encoding LLM class flavin-dependent oxidoreductase yields MRVGAFVLAAQFPGQGQGEALHRAVRTAEVAEEAGLDSVWLAEHHFVPYGVCPSAVTLAALLLGRTRRLRVGTAVSVLPSTHPVALGEQAALLHLTSGGRFTLGVGRGGPWVDLEVFGGGLDSYENGFPEALDLLRRWLTQARVGAAGERYGFREVAVVPRPSESLDGDAAGPEVIVACTSPASVRMAAERGLPMLLGMHCGDDTKAEMVALWRSTALAAGHSRDLVADAGHVSAGVCQIADRTADARETLLKAMPGWLKQGLDAHVTVDGRARAMRDPVAYTELLCDLHPVGTPQVAADRLAATSARTGITRFALMTEGSGDLAATEENVRRLGAEVLPRLG; encoded by the coding sequence ATGCGCGTAGGAGCGTTTGTACTGGCGGCCCAGTTCCCGGGCCAGGGACAGGGCGAGGCACTGCACCGGGCGGTGCGGACCGCCGAGGTGGCCGAGGAGGCCGGGCTCGACTCGGTCTGGCTCGCCGAGCACCACTTCGTCCCGTACGGGGTCTGCCCTTCGGCGGTGACCCTGGCGGCCCTGCTGCTGGGCCGGACCCGGCGGCTGCGGGTGGGCACGGCGGTGAGCGTACTGCCGAGCACACATCCGGTGGCGCTCGGGGAGCAGGCCGCCCTGCTGCACCTGACCTCGGGCGGCCGGTTCACCCTCGGGGTGGGCCGCGGCGGGCCGTGGGTCGACCTGGAGGTGTTCGGGGGCGGCCTGGACAGTTACGAGAACGGCTTCCCGGAGGCCCTGGACCTGCTGCGGCGCTGGCTGACCCAGGCGCGGGTGGGCGCCGCCGGCGAGCGGTACGGGTTCCGCGAGGTGGCCGTGGTACCGCGGCCCTCGGAGTCCCTGGACGGGGACGCGGCGGGGCCGGAGGTCATCGTGGCCTGCACCTCGCCTGCGTCGGTGCGGATGGCCGCGGAGCGCGGGCTGCCGATGCTCCTCGGGATGCACTGCGGCGACGACACCAAGGCCGAGATGGTCGCGCTGTGGCGCAGCACGGCGCTGGCGGCGGGCCACTCGCGCGATCTCGTGGCGGACGCGGGACACGTCTCCGCCGGGGTGTGCCAGATCGCGGACCGTACGGCGGACGCGCGCGAGACCCTGCTGAAGGCGATGCCGGGCTGGCTGAAGCAGGGCCTCGACGCGCATGTGACGGTGGACGGCCGGGCGCGCGCGATGCGGGATCCGGTCGCCTATACGGAACTGTTGTGCGACCTGCACCCGGTGGGCACCCCGCAGGTGGCGGCGGACCGGCTGGCGGCCACGTCGGCACGGACGGGCATCACGCGCTTCGCCCTCATGACGGAGGGCTCGGGTGATCTCGCCGCGACGGAGGAGAACGTACGCCGGCTCGGCGCCGAAGTCCTTCCCCGTCTCGGCTGA
- a CDS encoding ABC transporter ATP-binding protein, which translates to MIEAVGLTKRFGAKTAVDQLSFQVKPGHVTGFLGPNGSGKSTTMRMILGLDRPTSGHVTINGRPFRELPNAQRHVGALLDAKAVHGGRRARTHLLSIAQLSGIPEKRVDEVLAVVGLQDAARQRTKGFSLGMGQRLGIATALLGDPQVLLFDEPVNGLDPEGILWVRNLMRRLASEGRTVFVSSHLMSEMALTADHLIVIGRGRLLADMGTQEFIAHNSAGFARVRTADTDPDGWDTLGKALTKAGGRVLQEPDGALRVTGLELPRISDLAHEAGVRLWELSPHRASLEEAYMRMTQSTVEYTSTDDPRAELWEPEPLSLPAWEEDEAEATAPEVPQTGFFAPPPPGAGGRPFLMPGKPGELASTTRNTTPHTPEDTR; encoded by the coding sequence ATGATCGAGGCAGTCGGCCTGACCAAGCGCTTCGGCGCCAAGACCGCCGTCGACCAGCTGTCCTTCCAGGTCAAGCCGGGTCACGTCACCGGATTCCTCGGGCCCAACGGCTCCGGGAAGTCCACCACCATGCGGATGATCCTCGGCCTGGACCGGCCCACGTCCGGTCATGTCACGATCAACGGCCGTCCCTTCCGGGAGCTGCCGAACGCCCAGCGGCACGTCGGGGCCCTGCTCGACGCCAAGGCCGTGCACGGCGGCCGCCGGGCCCGTACCCACCTGCTGTCCATCGCCCAGCTCTCCGGGATCCCGGAGAAGCGGGTGGACGAGGTGCTGGCCGTGGTCGGCCTGCAGGACGCCGCCAGGCAGCGTACGAAGGGCTTCTCGCTCGGCATGGGCCAGCGGCTCGGCATCGCCACCGCCCTGCTGGGCGACCCGCAGGTGCTCCTGTTCGACGAGCCGGTCAACGGGCTCGACCCCGAGGGCATCCTCTGGGTCCGCAACCTCATGCGCCGCCTCGCCTCCGAGGGCCGCACCGTCTTCGTCTCCTCCCACCTGATGAGCGAGATGGCACTGACCGCCGATCACCTGATCGTGATCGGCCGGGGACGGCTGCTGGCCGACATGGGTACCCAGGAGTTCATCGCGCACAATTCGGCCGGATTCGCTCGGGTACGCACGGCCGACACCGATCCTGATGGCTGGGACACGCTGGGTAAGGCCCTCACCAAGGCGGGCGGCCGGGTCCTCCAGGAGCCCGACGGAGCACTGCGCGTGACCGGCCTGGAGCTGCCGCGCATCTCCGACCTCGCGCACGAGGCGGGCGTACGGCTGTGGGAGCTGTCACCGCATCGGGCCTCGCTGGAGGAGGCGTACATGCGGATGACCCAGTCCACCGTCGAGTACACCTCCACCGACGACCCGCGGGCCGAGCTGTGGGAGCCCGAGCCGCTCTCCCTCCCGGCCTGGGAGGAGGACGAGGCGGAGGCGACGGCCCCCGAGGTCCCGCAGACCGGCTTCTTCGCGCCCCCGCCGCCCGGGGCGGGCGGCCGGCCCTTCCTGATGCCCGGCAAGCCGGGCGAGCTCGCGAGCACCACCAGGAACACCACCCCGCACACCCCCGAGGACACCCGATGA
- a CDS encoding ABC transporter permease subunit: protein MAFTAVLQSEWTKIRTVASTSWTLALALIVTAGFGALISTAVASAFDDMSPIERATFDPTLVGFAGMQFGQLALIVFGVLVVSTEYSTGMIRTSLAAVPARGGFLFGKLTVATALALLVGLLTSFVSFFLSQAILGDHGTGLDGENVLRAVVGAGVYMALLALFSMGVAAMLRSSVASISILIPFFLIVTNLLNAFEATREYGQYLPTAAGSRIMQVVPNAMGRESPYGPLGGLGIMLLWVAAAVLGGYVVLRKRDA from the coding sequence ATGGCCTTCACCGCCGTCCTCCAGTCCGAGTGGACCAAGATCCGCACGGTCGCCTCCACCAGCTGGACGCTCGCGCTGGCCCTGATCGTCACCGCCGGCTTCGGCGCCCTGATCTCCACCGCGGTCGCGTCGGCCTTCGACGACATGAGCCCGATCGAACGGGCCACCTTCGACCCCACCCTGGTGGGCTTCGCCGGCATGCAGTTCGGCCAGCTGGCGCTGATCGTCTTCGGCGTGCTGGTGGTCAGCACCGAATACAGCACGGGCATGATCCGCACCTCGCTGGCCGCCGTACCCGCCCGCGGGGGCTTCCTCTTCGGCAAGCTCACCGTGGCCACGGCGCTGGCCCTGCTGGTCGGGCTGCTGACCAGCTTCGTGTCGTTCTTCCTCAGCCAGGCGATCCTGGGCGACCACGGCACCGGCCTCGACGGGGAGAACGTCCTGCGCGCGGTCGTCGGCGCCGGCGTGTACATGGCTCTCCTCGCCCTGTTCTCCATGGGTGTCGCCGCCATGCTGCGCAGCTCGGTCGCCTCGATCAGCATCCTGATCCCGTTCTTCCTGATCGTCACGAACCTCCTCAACGCCTTCGAGGCGACCCGCGAGTACGGCCAGTACCTGCCCACCGCGGCCGGATCGAGGATCATGCAGGTCGTACCGAACGCCATGGGAAGGGAGTCCCCGTACGGACCGTTGGGCGGGCTCGGGATCATGCTCCTGTGGGTGGCCGCCGCGGTACTCGGGGGCTACGTCGTCCTCAGGAAGAGGGACGCCTGA
- a CDS encoding ABC transporter ATP-binding protein, with the protein MIELEGLSKRFGTTTAVDHLSCQIRPGVVTGFLGPNGAGKSTTMRMMLDLDNPTSGTVRVYGKHYRELSEPLRHVGALLDAKAMHGGRSAYNNLLCLAQSNRIPRRRVDEVLDLVGLTAVAKKKSKGFSLGMSQRLGIASALLGDPEILMFDEPVNGLDPEGILWIRNLMKGLAAEGRTIFVSSHLMSEMALTADHLVVIGQGKLLADLPMADFIQQNSRSYVRLRTPQQERLKDVLHDAGINAVSVPATGTLEIDGASAEQLGELAAQHQIVLHELSPQRASLEEAFMRMTADSVEYHAHAPGMAADGPARPTDAPAWGAGFQATPKAGE; encoded by the coding sequence ATGATCGAGCTTGAGGGCCTTTCGAAGCGATTCGGTACGACGACCGCCGTGGACCACCTCAGCTGCCAGATCCGACCGGGAGTGGTGACCGGCTTCCTGGGCCCGAACGGCGCGGGCAAGTCCACGACCATGCGCATGATGCTGGACCTCGACAACCCGACCAGCGGCACGGTCCGGGTCTACGGGAAGCACTACCGCGAGCTGTCGGAGCCGCTGAGGCACGTCGGGGCGCTGCTGGACGCGAAGGCCATGCACGGTGGCCGAAGTGCATACAACAACCTTCTCTGCCTGGCCCAGTCGAACCGCATCCCGCGGCGGCGGGTCGACGAGGTGCTGGATCTGGTCGGCCTGACGGCCGTGGCCAAGAAGAAGTCCAAAGGATTTTCGCTCGGAATGAGCCAGCGGCTGGGAATCGCCTCTGCATTGCTGGGCGATCCGGAAATCCTGATGTTCGACGAGCCGGTCAACGGCCTGGATCCCGAGGGAATTCTCTGGATCCGCAATCTGATGAAGGGCCTCGCGGCCGAGGGGAGGACGATCTTCGTCTCCTCCCACTTGATGAGCGAAATGGCACTGACCGCCGACCATTTGGTCGTCATCGGACAGGGAAAGCTGCTGGCAGACCTGCCGATGGCCGATTTCATCCAGCAGAACTCGCGCAGCTACGTCCGGCTGCGCACGCCGCAGCAGGAGCGGCTGAAAGACGTCCTGCACGACGCCGGGATCAACGCCGTCAGCGTTCCCGCCACCGGCACCCTGGAGATCGACGGCGCGAGTGCGGAGCAGCTCGGCGAGCTGGCGGCCCAGCACCAGATCGTGCTCCACGAGCTCAGCCCGCAACGGGCTTCACTCGAGGAAGCCTTCATGCGCATGACGGCGGACTCGGTCGAGTACCACGCCCACGCCCCGGGCATGGCCGCCGACGGTCCGGCCCGGCCGACCGACGCCCCCGCCTGGGGCGCCGGCTTCCAGGCGACGCCCAAGGCCGGTGAGTGA
- a CDS encoding ATP-binding protein yields MDRTQGQSGQHEQPDGGSAAAAPGAAGPARVVSLTAGGFALTVNPVDGSEIEPLRPGTEPARPAKRAAAARAARAAAARPPVLPGPAAPARPLPAREEERERLVRLLGRGRSVRLTGPSGSGRTVLLDAVADRCAGLAPDGVVRLSGYGHQQPGELLHALYATVYEAEQQRPGRAELLARVREIGAVVLLDDLEMGGTALDELMRATPECAYLLAATPDTRAPSDDSHIEEVFLGGLGKADCLELLEAGVGRPLTDEETAWAGDLRFASEGLPLRFVQAAALLRQRDELNHSDEDDEEEEPGVFEERPRDAVHVPLPTLAEGAAPAELLASRVSESARAALRIACALGGELPHHAHLPALVGDTHADTAVAELLACGLLTPVGTRYRLASGVARQLEEVGYGDTAPEEARTAARHYAWWTGHASVVPERVAAEADAVLAALAGADVVAAVLLARTAAPAFAASLHWEAWERVLRSGAEAARKAGEVAEQAYFHHELGVLALCEERLDRARAELETSIGLRGALADKRGTVAGRRALALVVDRETAGAAASPPLRLEAPAAAAAPEAVTVATPAAPAPQAAPVAKAAPVASEAPTTRVPPVAPGARVAPVVPVSAEAVTRMTPVVPVTGRSAAPSTLSEVFEDAFPLNPKPAPPAASPPAAPRPAPAPAPGRRRLVLLAGAGALAVVTLGTVVSLALSSSDTAPPEQGPAVSATPAATESATTAVTSGNDPAPEPPVSAPPAETSEPGQSAAPTPGRSPVRTPSRRPSPTPPKSPPTTPVSPPPTSVEPSPTPTGTGEPSPTATTTQTGTAVSPVTDR; encoded by the coding sequence ATGGACCGTACACAGGGGCAGAGCGGACAGCACGAGCAGCCCGACGGCGGCTCCGCGGCCGCGGCACCCGGGGCGGCCGGGCCCGCACGGGTCGTCAGCCTGACCGCGGGCGGGTTCGCCCTCACCGTCAACCCGGTCGACGGCAGCGAGATCGAACCGCTGCGCCCCGGCACCGAGCCGGCCCGACCCGCCAAGCGCGCCGCGGCCGCCCGCGCGGCCCGCGCCGCCGCCGCCCGTCCGCCCGTACTGCCGGGCCCCGCCGCCCCCGCCCGCCCCCTGCCGGCGCGCGAGGAGGAGCGGGAGCGGCTGGTGCGGCTGCTGGGCCGGGGCCGGTCCGTACGGCTGACCGGGCCCTCGGGGTCCGGCCGCACCGTGCTGCTCGACGCGGTCGCCGACCGGTGCGCGGGCCTGGCGCCCGACGGCGTCGTACGGCTGAGCGGATACGGGCACCAGCAGCCCGGGGAACTGCTCCACGCCCTCTACGCGACCGTGTACGAGGCCGAGCAGCAGCGCCCCGGCCGGGCCGAGCTCCTGGCCCGCGTCCGGGAGATAGGCGCGGTCGTCCTCCTGGACGACCTGGAGATGGGCGGGACCGCCCTCGACGAGTTGATGCGCGCCACCCCCGAATGCGCCTACCTGCTGGCCGCGACCCCCGACACCCGGGCCCCCTCCGACGACTCGCACATCGAGGAGGTCTTCCTCGGCGGACTGGGCAAGGCCGACTGCCTGGAACTGCTGGAAGCGGGCGTCGGACGGCCGTTGACGGACGAGGAGACCGCCTGGGCGGGGGACCTGCGCTTCGCCTCCGAGGGGCTGCCCCTGCGCTTCGTACAGGCCGCCGCGCTGCTGCGGCAGCGGGACGAGCTCAACCACAGCGACGAGGACGACGAGGAGGAGGAGCCCGGCGTCTTCGAGGAGCGCCCGCGCGACGCCGTGCACGTCCCGCTGCCGACCCTCGCCGAGGGCGCCGCACCGGCGGAGCTGCTGGCCTCGCGGGTCAGCGAGTCGGCGCGCGCGGCCCTGCGGATCGCGTGCGCGCTCGGCGGCGAGCTGCCGCACCACGCGCACCTGCCCGCGCTGGTGGGGGACACCCACGCCGACACGGCGGTGGCGGAGCTGCTGGCCTGCGGGCTGCTGACGCCCGTCGGGACGCGGTACCGGCTGGCGTCGGGCGTCGCGCGGCAGTTGGAGGAGGTCGGGTACGGGGACACCGCGCCGGAGGAGGCCCGTACGGCCGCCCGGCACTACGCCTGGTGGACCGGGCACGCCTCGGTGGTCCCGGAGCGGGTCGCGGCGGAGGCGGACGCGGTGCTCGCGGCGCTGGCCGGCGCGGACGTGGTCGCGGCGGTGCTGCTGGCGCGCACGGCGGCCCCGGCGTTCGCGGCCTCGCTGCACTGGGAGGCCTGGGAGCGGGTGCTGCGCTCGGGAGCGGAGGCCGCGCGCAAGGCCGGAGAGGTCGCCGAGCAGGCGTACTTCCACCACGAGCTCGGGGTGCTGGCCCTGTGCGAGGAGCGCCTGGACCGGGCGCGGGCCGAGCTGGAGACCTCGATCGGGCTGCGGGGCGCACTGGCGGACAAGCGGGGCACGGTCGCGGGGCGGCGGGCGCTGGCGCTCGTCGTCGACCGGGAGACGGCCGGAGCGGCCGCGTCACCCCCGCTCCGACTGGAGGCACCGGCCGCCGCGGCGGCTCCGGAGGCCGTGACGGTGGCCACCCCGGCCGCTCCGGCGCCCCAGGCCGCTCCCGTGGCCAAGGCGGCCCCGGTGGCCTCCGAGGCGCCCACGACCAGGGTGCCCCCCGTGGCTCCCGGGGCCCGGGTCGCCCCCGTGGTCCCGGTGTCCGCCGAGGCGGTGACCCGGATGACCCCGGTCGTGCCGGTGACCGGCCGCTCGGCGGCGCCCTCGACCCTGTCCGAGGTCTTCGAGGACGCCTTCCCGCTGAATCCGAAGCCCGCCCCGCCCGCCGCGTCCCCGCCCGCCGCGCCCCGGCCCGCCCCCGCACCGGCCCCCGGCCGTCGCCGGCTCGTCCTGCTGGCCGGTGCGGGCGCGCTGGCGGTGGTGACGCTGGGCACGGTCGTGAGCCTCGCGCTGAGCTCCTCGGACACCGCGCCGCCGGAGCAGGGACCGGCGGTGTCCGCCACCCCCGCGGCCACGGAGTCCGCCACGACCGCGGTCACCAGCGGGAACGATCCTGCGCCGGAGCCGCCCGTCTCGGCCCCGCCGGCGGAAACCTCCGAGCCCGGGCAGAGCGCCGCCCCGACCCCGGGCCGCAGCCCCGTCCGGACCCCGTCGCGCCGGCCGTCCCCGACACCGCCGAAGTCCCCGCCGACGACGCCCGTTTCGCCCCCGCCGACCAGCGTGGAGCCCTCGCCCACCCCGACGGGGACCGGCGAGCCCTCGCCGACGGCCACCACCACCCAGACGGGTACGGCCGTCTCACCGGTCACGGACCGGTGA
- a CDS encoding STAS domain-containing protein, whose protein sequence is MHIRGDHAELAVGGRLDVRSAADARTALHSALDDGQGDLVLDLTGLDSWDATGLGVIMGAHRRAGRTGRRLVLRGVPPQMQRLLVATRLHRILAIEGGLEAESLPRV, encoded by the coding sequence ATGCACATCAGGGGCGACCACGCCGAACTCGCAGTCGGGGGCCGCCTCGACGTGCGCAGCGCGGCGGACGCCCGTACGGCCCTCCACTCCGCCCTCGACGACGGCCAGGGCGATCTCGTGCTCGACCTCACCGGGCTCGACTCCTGGGACGCGACCGGCCTCGGCGTGATCATGGGAGCGCACCGCCGGGCCGGCCGGACCGGCCGGCGCCTGGTCCTGCGCGGCGTGCCGCCGCAGATGCAGCGGCTGCTCGTCGCGACCCGGCTGCACCGGATCCTCGCGATCGAGGGCGGCCTGGAAGCCGAGTCCCTGCCGCGCGTCTGA